One Solanum lycopersicum chromosome 4, SLM_r2.1 DNA window includes the following coding sequences:
- the LOC101267523 gene encoding protein ESSENTIAL FOR POTEXVIRUS ACCUMULATION 1 isoform X4: MGDKTQFDSRHSQISKDVQGPNDSIPLSPQWLLPKPGESKAGMVTGDNHLNAHPGYPIRSELAKFPGMSEDMHDNQKKKDVFRPSVLDMESGRRDRWRDEERDTNSAVRRDRWREGDKEIGDGRKVERWSDSSGRHHGEVRRGPGERWTDSGNRDSNHDQRRESKWNTRWGPDEKEADAVREKWSNPSKDAEMHLEKGSPGLAYHGKDDREGDHYRPWRSTSHGRGRSEPTHQTFTPNKQVPTFSHGRGREDGATPTFSLGRGRAVSGGSPMIKGSLHVQSVGAFSEKAESVSSPIRYSRLKMLDVYRGTDMQSCSNFSDVIVQVPSLTQDEPLEPLALCAPSQEELAILKGIDKGDVLSSGAPQTTKDGTLARNSTEHTQPRRGKLGSREDLSFDDSREESTDNAKVSVEDSILHRERESVNRDPSTPGHSPVPHGGGLWRSSSIGARSHLAANDARDLPTDIRSRTSDIGWLQSQKDKNTDRERDLTDPSYTKNEGSKWQFGDDPILKRQLSAAMDKELEMRKISQSSPEDLVLYYKDPQGAIQGPFSGSDIIGWFEAGYFGIDLLVRLAAAPHDSPFYLLGDVMPHLRAKARPPPGFGAPKPNADAPGGLNASSFTKLHAGSSEIDTVNSEMNYKHNSTEAENRFLESLMAGKVGHAPLDKFSQSEGIPAYGANSIGAVPPMGAESGENLFLLAKKMALERQKSLPKPFPLWPGRDASPVVPNADIVQDPLPHSQRPSMAENIRQQSHNQNVDLMSLLQGIPDRSAGISSGISGWSNFSVQGGLEPLQERMEMHQGQSMPPQSAFGMQQQRLHPQNPPMTNLLGAMDNTSSILATEKLLSSGVQDPQLLNLLQQQYLLQLQSQAGQGPQQLSVLDKLLMLKQQQQKHEEQQLILRQQQQLLSQVLSDQHPHQRFGEQPYGKLPNPGISAGNASMDPNHFPPSHNLFPVNTQIQLPVMEEAHPLNFALPSSISQDVCQISETSKVHLPHQMFGDSSSQRSWGLVEQIDDIQLKVPGMATAMIDPSSHTEFTSKHHLEKGSENNEPPATTSEIASHFPHVEQLEKAAMPPPPAVDNDLHQKNRVESPPAAAPSEPQIEGDLHDGLSVTKELKSVETREVKKSSEKKSRKQKSTKGQTSDLPKGASKSQSSKPLQSDAPIASDSSSVSVDKATAVGPGRRESRPEVAIADVVDEYPGQNPPISQSNTQVQSGQRAWKPAPGFKPKSLLEIQEEEQRRAQAEITTTEVATSLSSLSVSTPWAGFVTNSDHKLVRDTQQDAASTDLNMNNSDVSLDQKTKKSQLHDVLAENTLAKSSDRERDFPDMTSVQPSVSVNDDDNFIEAKETKKSRKRSAKSKGAGAKASMPTAASEVAVASSPIDKVKSLRQVQPDQEVLPAIPSGPSLGDFVVWKGESASSATIPVPAWSTDSGKPSKPTSLRDILKEQEKKVASGQQHIPVPTQKSVPNPPARVGGPSWSSSSPAKAASPIQINSQAGAYSKNKVEDDLFWGPIDHPKQESKQSEYPQLGSQGSWGSKTTPVKGSPGGSLSRQKSVSSKPAERLLSSSPASGHSSLKGKKDALTKHSEAMDFREWCENECDRLIGTRDTSFLDFCFKQSKSEAEMLLIENLGSYDPDHEFIDKFLNYKDFLPADVFDMAFQGRNDRKVTGASAKNVTSNSVGFDQGNSSVQDWATKGGKKKGKKGKKVNLSELGFNVVSNRIMMGEIQTVED, translated from the exons ATGGGTGACAAAACGCAATTTGATTCTCGCCATAGTCAGATCTCCAAag ATGTGCAAGGACCCAACGATTCCATTCCGCTTTCACCGCAGTGGCTTCTGCCAAAACCAGGGGAAAGTAAGGCTGGGATGGTCACCGGG GACAACCATCTCAATGCACATCCGGGGTATCCTATTCGTTCAGAGTTAGCAAAATTTCCTGGGATGAGTGAAGATATGCATGATaatcaaaagaagaaagatgtgTTTAGGCCATCTGTGCTCGATATGGAATCAGGTCGACGGGATCGCTGGCGTGATGAAGAAAGGGACACCAATTCTGCTGTTCGAAGGGACCGCTGGAGGGAGGGAGATAAGGAGATTGGTGATGGCCGCAAGGTGGAGCGCTGGTCGGACTCCTCTGGCAGACATCATGGAGAAGTACGACGTGGTCCAGGTGAAAGATGGACCGATTCTGGAAATAGGGATAGCAATCACGATCAGCGTCGAGAGAGCAAATGGAACACGCGCTGGGGACCTGATGAGAAGGAAGCAGATGCTGTGCGTGAGAAATGGAGCAACCCTAGCAAAGATGCTGAAATGCATCTTGAGAAGGGGTCGCCAGGTCTTGCCTATCATGGAAAGGATGATAGAGAGGGTGACCACTATCGGCCATGGAGATCTACGTCTCACGGCCGAGGAAGGTCTGAACCTACTCATCAGACTTTTACTCCAAACAAACAAGTTCCTACATTTTCTCATGGCCGGGGACGTGAAGATGGTGCTACCCCTACTTTTTCTCTAGGTAGGGGTCGTGCTGTCTCTGGAGGGAGCCCCATGATTAAAGGCTCTCTTCATGTGCAGTCAGTCGGGGCATTCTCGGAGAAAGCTGAAAGTGTTTCCTCTCCTATACGATACAGTCGGTTAAAAATGCTTGATGTGTACAGAGGGACGGACATGCAGTCCTGTAGCAACTTTTCGGATGTGATTGTGCAAGTTCCTTCACTTACACAAGATGAACCTCTGGAGCCTCTCGCATTATGTGCACCCAGTCAGGAGGAATTG GCTATCTTGAAGGGAATTGACAAGGGGGATGTTCTGAGTAGTGGAGCTCCACAGACTACTAAAGATGGAACATTAGCTCGAAACTCAACTGAACATACTCAACCAAGGCGCGGCAAACTAG GTAGCAGAGAAGATTTATCTTTTGATGATTCAAGAGAAGAAAGTACCGACAATGCCAAAG TTTCAGTAGAGGACAGTATTCTTCATAGAGAACGGGAGTCGGTCAATAGAGATCCAAGCACACCAGGACACTCACCTGTTCCTCATGGTGGCGGCTTATGGCGATCCTCTTCAATTGGTGCACGTTCACATCTGGCGGCTAATGATGCTAGAGATTTGCCAACGGATATCAGGTCAAGAACATCTGATATTGGATGGCTACAGAGCCAGAAAGATAAGAATACTGATCGGGAAAGAGATCTTACAGATCCTTCTTACACCAAAAACGAAGGATCTAAATGGCAGTTTGGGGATGATCCTATTCTGAAAAGGCAATTATCTGCTGCTATGGACAAAGAGTTGGAGATGAGGAAAATTTCACAGTCATCTCCGGAGGACCTAGTTCTATATTACAAAGATCCACAAGGTGCAATTCAAGGTCCTTTCTCAGGTAGTGATattattggatggtttgaggcTGGATATTTTGGTATTGATTTGCTAGTTCGATTAGCTGCTGCACCACATGATTCACCATTTTATCTGCTGGGGGATGTTATGCCCCACTTGCGTGCTAAGGCTCGGCCACCACCTGGATTTGGAGCGCCAAAGCCAAATGCAGATGCTCCAGGGGGTTTGAATGCGAGCAGCTTCACTAAACTTCATGCAGGTTCAAGTGAGATTGATACGGTAAATAGTGAAATGAATTACAAGCATAACTCAACAGAGGCTGAAAATAGATTTTTGGAGTCACTGATGGCTGGCAAAGTAGGCCATGCACCGCTTGACAAGTTTTCTCAGTCTGAAG GCATTCCGGCTTATGGTGCAAATAGCATTGGTGCTGTTCCTCCTATGGGAGCTGAAAGTGGAGAAAATCTGTTTCTCTTGGCTAAAAAAATGGCTCTTGAGAGACAGAAATCTCTACCAAAGCCTTTTCCTCTTTGGCCTGGGAGAGATGCATCACCTGTTGTTCCAAATGCGGATATTGTTCAGGATCCTTTGCCTCATTCTCAACGGCCTTCAATGGCTGAAAATATCCGTCAACAGTCCCATAATCAGAATGTTGATTTGATGTCTCTACTTCAGGGCATACCAGACAGATCAGCTGGCATTAGTAGCGGCATTAGTGGTTGGTCTAATTTCTCCGTCCAAGGGGGATTAGAACCGCTTCAGGAAAGGATGGAGATGCATCAAGGTCAGAGTATGCCCCCACAATCTGCATTTGGAATGCAACAACAGAGGCTACACCCACAGAATCCACCTATGACCAACTTACTAGGTGCCATGGATAATACTTCCAGCATTTTGGCTACTGAAAAGCTACTTTCATCTGGAGTTCAAGATCCACAGCTGTTAAATCTATTGCAACAACAGTACTTGCTGCAGCTACAGTCTCAGGCAGGACAAGGACCGCAACAATTGTCAGTGTTAGACAAGTTGTTGATGCTCAAGCAGCAGCAGCAGAAACATGAAGAACAGCAACTAATATTGCGCCAGCAGCAGCAGTTGCTCTCTCAAGTGCTGTCTGATCAGCATCCTCATCAGCGATTTGGTGAACAACCTTATGGCAAGTTGCCGAATCCTGGCATATCTGCAGGAAATGCTTCTATGGATCCTAATCATTTCCCGCCTTCACATAATTTGTTTCCAGTGAATACACAAATACAACTTCCTGTTATGGAAGAAGCTCATCCCTTAAATTTCGCCTTGCCCTCGAGCATTTCTCAGGATGTCTGCCAAATATCTGAGACCTCAAAAGTGCACTTGCCACATCAAATGTTCGGAGATTCTTCCAGTCAAAGGAGTTGGGGTTTAGTGGAACAAATTGATGATATTCAACTGAAGGTCCCAGGGATGGCAACAGCCATGATTGATCCATCATCACATACAGAATTTACCAGCAAACATCACCTAGAGAAGGGTTCTGAAAACAATGAACCTCCAGCCACCACTTCTGAAATTGCCTCTCATTTTCCACATGTAGAGCAGTTAGAAAAGGCAGCTATGCCACCACCACCAGCTGTTGATAATGACTTGCATCAGAAAAACAGGGTTGAATCACCACCAGCTGCAGCTCCCTCAGAACCACAGATTGAAGGAGATTTACATGATGGGCTGTCTGTCACCAAGGAACTGAAAAGTGTTGAAACCCGAGAAGTTAAAAAATCATCTGAAAAGAAGTCCAGGAAGCAAAAGTCCACTAAGGGGCAAACTTCGGACTTACCAAAGGGAGCTTCTAAGTCACAGTCATCAAAACCCTTACAATCTGATGCTCCAATTGCTTCTGATTCATCATCTGTTTCAGTCGATAAAGCTACAGCTGTAGGTCCAGGAAGAAGAGAGAGCAGACCCGAAGTTGCTATTGCTGATGTTGTGGATGAATATCCAGGGCAAAACCCACCAATTTCACAGTCCAACACCCAAGTACAGTCTGGACAGCGAGCTTGGAAACCTGCTCCTGGTTTCAAGCCGAAGTCATTGTTGGAAATTCAAGAGGAAGAGCAGAGGAGAGCACAAGCAGAAATAACTACTACAGAGGTCGCCACATCTCTGAGCTCCTTAAGTGTGTCTACTCCATGGGCTGGATTTGTTACTAATTCAGATCATAAATTAGTTAGAGATACTCAGCAAGATGCTGCCAGCACTGATTTGAATATGAATAACTCAGATGTTTCTCTCGACCAGAAGACTAAGAAAAGTCAATTGCATGACGTACTGGCTGAGAACACTTTGGCCAAGTCAAGcgatagagagagagattttCCTGATATGACATCTGTTCAACCTTCCGTGTCTGTCAATGATGATGACAACTTTATTGAAGCTAAAGAAACTAAAAAGAGCCGCAAAAGATCTGCAAAATCTAAGGGAGCAGGAGCAAAGGCCTCAATGCCCACAGCTGCTTCCGAGGTGGCTGTTGCATCAAGTCCTATTGACAAAGTCAAAAGCTTGCGTCAGGTACAACCTGATCAGGAAGTATTACCTGCTATACCATCTGGTCCTTCGCTAGGAGATTTTGTTGTTTGGAAGGGTGAGTCTGCAAGTTCTGCTACTATTCCTGTTCCAGCATGGTCCACTGACTCTGGGAAACCCTCAAAACCCACATCCTTGCGGGACATCCTAAAGGAACAAGAAAAGAAGGTTGCTTCTGGACAGCAGCATATACCAGTGCCAACACAGAAATCTGTGCCAAATCCACCTGCGAGAGTAGGTGGTCCATCATGGTCTAGTTCATCGCCCGCCAAGGCTGCGTCTCCTATTCAGATTAACTCACAAGCTGGCgcttattcaaaaaataaagtgGAGGACGATTTGTTTTGGGGCCCAATAGATCATCCCAAGCAAGAGTCAAAGCA ATCTGAATATCCTCAGCTTGGAAGTCAAGGCAGTTGGGGAAGCAAGACCACACCAGTGAAAGGAAGTCCTGGTGGTTCATTGAGCAGGCAAAAGTCTGTCAGCAGTAAGCCTGCAGAACGTCTACTATCCTCATCTCCTGCGTCAGGTCACTCGTCCCTGAAAGGGAAGAAGGATGCTTTGACAAAGCATTCAG AAGCAATGGATTTCAGAGAATGGTGTGAGAATGAATGTGATAGGCTCATTGGTACAAGAG ATACCAGCTTTCTGGACTTCTGTTTCAAGCAATCCAAGTCAGAGGCTGAAATGCTTCTGATAGAGAATCTTGGCTCTTATGATCCTGATCATGAATTCATTGACAAGTTCCTCAATTACAAAGACTTTTTGCCTGCGGATGTTTTTGACATGGCCTTCCAGGGTCGTAATGATCGTAAGGTCACTGGTGCAAGTGCCAAAAATGTGACTTCTAACAGTGTTGGCTTTGACCAGGGCAACTCAAGTGTTCAGGATTGGGCCACAAAGGGAGGAAAGAAGAAGGGTAAGAAGGGCAAGAAGGTTAACCTTTCAGAGTTGGGCTTCAATGTGGTTAGCAACCGGATAATGATGGGAGAGATTCAGACTGTAGAAGATTAG
- the LOC101267523 gene encoding protein ESSENTIAL FOR POTEXVIRUS ACCUMULATION 1 isoform X3 encodes MGDKTQFDSRHSQISKDVQGPNDSIPLSPQWLLPKPGESKAGMVTGDNHLNAHPGYPIRSELAKFPGMSEDMHDNQKKKDVFRPSVLDMESGRRDRWRDEERDTNSAVRRDRWREGDKEIGDGRKVERWSDSSGRHHGEVRRGPGERWTDSGNRDSNHDQRRESKWNTRWGPDEKEADAVREKWSNPSKDAEMHLEKGSPGLAYHGKDDREGDHYRPWRSTSHGRGRSEPTHQTFTPNKQVPTFSHGRGREDGATPTFSLGRGRAVSGGSPMIKGSLHVQSVGAFSEKAESVSSPIRYSRLKMLDVYRGTDMQSCSNFSDVIVQVPSLTQDEPLEPLALCAPSQEELAILKGIDKGDVLSSGAPQTTKDGTLARNSTEHTQPRRGKLGSREDLSFDDSREESTDNAKVSVEDSILHRERESVNRDPSTPGHSPVPHGGGLWRSSSIGARSHLAANDARDLPTDIRSRTSDIGWLQSQKDKNTDRERDLTDPSYTKNEGSKWQFGDDPILKRQLSAAMDKELEMRKISQSSPEDLVLYYKDPQGAIQGPFSGSDIIGWFEAGYFGIDLLVRLAAAPHDSPFYLLGDVMPHLRAKARPPPGFGAPKPNADAPGGLNASSFTKLHAGSSEIDTVNSEMNYKHNSTEAENRFLESLMAGKVGHAPLDKFSQSEAGIPAYGANSIGAVPPMGAESGENLFLLAKKMALERQKSLPKPFPLWPGRDASPVVPNADIVQDPLPHSQRPSMAENIRQQSHNQNVDLMSLLQGIPDRSAGISSGISGWSNFSVQGGLEPLQERMEMHQGQSMPPQSAFGMQQQRLHPQNPPMTNLLGAMDNTSSILATEKLLSSGVQDPQLLNLLQQQYLLQLQSQAGQGPQQLSVLDKLLMLKQQQQKHEEQQLILRQQQQLLSQVLSDQHPHQRFGEQPYGKLPNPGISAGNASMDPNHFPPSHNLFPVNTQIQLPVMEEAHPLNFALPSSISQDVCQISETSKVHLPHQMFGDSSSQRSWGLVEQIDDIQLKVPGMATAMIDPSSHTEFTSKHHLEKGSENNEPPATTSEIASHFPHVEQLEKAAMPPPPAVDNDLHQKNRVESPPAAAPSEPQIEGDLHDGLSVTKELKSVETREVKKSSEKKSRKQKSTKGQTSDLPKGASKSQSSKPLQSDAPIASDSSSVSVDKATAVGPGRRESRPEVAIADVVDEYPGQNPPISQSNTQVQSGQRAWKPAPGFKPKSLLEIQEEEQRRAQAEITTTEVATSLSSLSVSTPWAGFVTNSDHKLVRDTQQDAASTDLNMNNSDVSLDQKTKKSQLHDVLAENTLAKSSDRERDFPDMTSVQPSVSVNDDDNFIEAKETKKSRKRSAKSKGAGAKASMPTAASEVAVASSPIDKVKSLRQVQPDQEVLPAIPSGPSLGDFVVWKGESASSATIPVPAWSTDSGKPSKPTSLRDILKEQEKKVASGQQHIPVPTQKSVPNPPARVGGPSWSSSSPAKAASPIQINSQAGAYSKNKVEDDLFWGPIDHPKQESKQSEYPQLGSQGSWGSKTTPVKGSPGGSLSRQKSVSSKPAERLLSSSPASGHSSLKGKKDALTKHSEAMDFREWCENECDRLIGTRDTSFLDFCFKQSKSEAEMLLIENLGSYDPDHEFIDKFLNYKDFLPADVFDMAFQGRNDRKVTGASAKNVTSNSVGFDQGNSSVQDWATKGGKKKGKKGKKVNLSELGFNVVSNRIMMGEIQTVED; translated from the exons ATGGGTGACAAAACGCAATTTGATTCTCGCCATAGTCAGATCTCCAAag ATGTGCAAGGACCCAACGATTCCATTCCGCTTTCACCGCAGTGGCTTCTGCCAAAACCAGGGGAAAGTAAGGCTGGGATGGTCACCGGG GACAACCATCTCAATGCACATCCGGGGTATCCTATTCGTTCAGAGTTAGCAAAATTTCCTGGGATGAGTGAAGATATGCATGATaatcaaaagaagaaagatgtgTTTAGGCCATCTGTGCTCGATATGGAATCAGGTCGACGGGATCGCTGGCGTGATGAAGAAAGGGACACCAATTCTGCTGTTCGAAGGGACCGCTGGAGGGAGGGAGATAAGGAGATTGGTGATGGCCGCAAGGTGGAGCGCTGGTCGGACTCCTCTGGCAGACATCATGGAGAAGTACGACGTGGTCCAGGTGAAAGATGGACCGATTCTGGAAATAGGGATAGCAATCACGATCAGCGTCGAGAGAGCAAATGGAACACGCGCTGGGGACCTGATGAGAAGGAAGCAGATGCTGTGCGTGAGAAATGGAGCAACCCTAGCAAAGATGCTGAAATGCATCTTGAGAAGGGGTCGCCAGGTCTTGCCTATCATGGAAAGGATGATAGAGAGGGTGACCACTATCGGCCATGGAGATCTACGTCTCACGGCCGAGGAAGGTCTGAACCTACTCATCAGACTTTTACTCCAAACAAACAAGTTCCTACATTTTCTCATGGCCGGGGACGTGAAGATGGTGCTACCCCTACTTTTTCTCTAGGTAGGGGTCGTGCTGTCTCTGGAGGGAGCCCCATGATTAAAGGCTCTCTTCATGTGCAGTCAGTCGGGGCATTCTCGGAGAAAGCTGAAAGTGTTTCCTCTCCTATACGATACAGTCGGTTAAAAATGCTTGATGTGTACAGAGGGACGGACATGCAGTCCTGTAGCAACTTTTCGGATGTGATTGTGCAAGTTCCTTCACTTACACAAGATGAACCTCTGGAGCCTCTCGCATTATGTGCACCCAGTCAGGAGGAATTG GCTATCTTGAAGGGAATTGACAAGGGGGATGTTCTGAGTAGTGGAGCTCCACAGACTACTAAAGATGGAACATTAGCTCGAAACTCAACTGAACATACTCAACCAAGGCGCGGCAAACTAG GTAGCAGAGAAGATTTATCTTTTGATGATTCAAGAGAAGAAAGTACCGACAATGCCAAAG TTTCAGTAGAGGACAGTATTCTTCATAGAGAACGGGAGTCGGTCAATAGAGATCCAAGCACACCAGGACACTCACCTGTTCCTCATGGTGGCGGCTTATGGCGATCCTCTTCAATTGGTGCACGTTCACATCTGGCGGCTAATGATGCTAGAGATTTGCCAACGGATATCAGGTCAAGAACATCTGATATTGGATGGCTACAGAGCCAGAAAGATAAGAATACTGATCGGGAAAGAGATCTTACAGATCCTTCTTACACCAAAAACGAAGGATCTAAATGGCAGTTTGGGGATGATCCTATTCTGAAAAGGCAATTATCTGCTGCTATGGACAAAGAGTTGGAGATGAGGAAAATTTCACAGTCATCTCCGGAGGACCTAGTTCTATATTACAAAGATCCACAAGGTGCAATTCAAGGTCCTTTCTCAGGTAGTGATattattggatggtttgaggcTGGATATTTTGGTATTGATTTGCTAGTTCGATTAGCTGCTGCACCACATGATTCACCATTTTATCTGCTGGGGGATGTTATGCCCCACTTGCGTGCTAAGGCTCGGCCACCACCTGGATTTGGAGCGCCAAAGCCAAATGCAGATGCTCCAGGGGGTTTGAATGCGAGCAGCTTCACTAAACTTCATGCAGGTTCAAGTGAGATTGATACGGTAAATAGTGAAATGAATTACAAGCATAACTCAACAGAGGCTGAAAATAGATTTTTGGAGTCACTGATGGCTGGCAAAGTAGGCCATGCACCGCTTGACAAGTTTTCTCAGTCTGAAG CAGGCATTCCGGCTTATGGTGCAAATAGCATTGGTGCTGTTCCTCCTATGGGAGCTGAAAGTGGAGAAAATCTGTTTCTCTTGGCTAAAAAAATGGCTCTTGAGAGACAGAAATCTCTACCAAAGCCTTTTCCTCTTTGGCCTGGGAGAGATGCATCACCTGTTGTTCCAAATGCGGATATTGTTCAGGATCCTTTGCCTCATTCTCAACGGCCTTCAATGGCTGAAAATATCCGTCAACAGTCCCATAATCAGAATGTTGATTTGATGTCTCTACTTCAGGGCATACCAGACAGATCAGCTGGCATTAGTAGCGGCATTAGTGGTTGGTCTAATTTCTCCGTCCAAGGGGGATTAGAACCGCTTCAGGAAAGGATGGAGATGCATCAAGGTCAGAGTATGCCCCCACAATCTGCATTTGGAATGCAACAACAGAGGCTACACCCACAGAATCCACCTATGACCAACTTACTAGGTGCCATGGATAATACTTCCAGCATTTTGGCTACTGAAAAGCTACTTTCATCTGGAGTTCAAGATCCACAGCTGTTAAATCTATTGCAACAACAGTACTTGCTGCAGCTACAGTCTCAGGCAGGACAAGGACCGCAACAATTGTCAGTGTTAGACAAGTTGTTGATGCTCAAGCAGCAGCAGCAGAAACATGAAGAACAGCAACTAATATTGCGCCAGCAGCAGCAGTTGCTCTCTCAAGTGCTGTCTGATCAGCATCCTCATCAGCGATTTGGTGAACAACCTTATGGCAAGTTGCCGAATCCTGGCATATCTGCAGGAAATGCTTCTATGGATCCTAATCATTTCCCGCCTTCACATAATTTGTTTCCAGTGAATACACAAATACAACTTCCTGTTATGGAAGAAGCTCATCCCTTAAATTTCGCCTTGCCCTCGAGCATTTCTCAGGATGTCTGCCAAATATCTGAGACCTCAAAAGTGCACTTGCCACATCAAATGTTCGGAGATTCTTCCAGTCAAAGGAGTTGGGGTTTAGTGGAACAAATTGATGATATTCAACTGAAGGTCCCAGGGATGGCAACAGCCATGATTGATCCATCATCACATACAGAATTTACCAGCAAACATCACCTAGAGAAGGGTTCTGAAAACAATGAACCTCCAGCCACCACTTCTGAAATTGCCTCTCATTTTCCACATGTAGAGCAGTTAGAAAAGGCAGCTATGCCACCACCACCAGCTGTTGATAATGACTTGCATCAGAAAAACAGGGTTGAATCACCACCAGCTGCAGCTCCCTCAGAACCACAGATTGAAGGAGATTTACATGATGGGCTGTCTGTCACCAAGGAACTGAAAAGTGTTGAAACCCGAGAAGTTAAAAAATCATCTGAAAAGAAGTCCAGGAAGCAAAAGTCCACTAAGGGGCAAACTTCGGACTTACCAAAGGGAGCTTCTAAGTCACAGTCATCAAAACCCTTACAATCTGATGCTCCAATTGCTTCTGATTCATCATCTGTTTCAGTCGATAAAGCTACAGCTGTAGGTCCAGGAAGAAGAGAGAGCAGACCCGAAGTTGCTATTGCTGATGTTGTGGATGAATATCCAGGGCAAAACCCACCAATTTCACAGTCCAACACCCAAGTACAGTCTGGACAGCGAGCTTGGAAACCTGCTCCTGGTTTCAAGCCGAAGTCATTGTTGGAAATTCAAGAGGAAGAGCAGAGGAGAGCACAAGCAGAAATAACTACTACAGAGGTCGCCACATCTCTGAGCTCCTTAAGTGTGTCTACTCCATGGGCTGGATTTGTTACTAATTCAGATCATAAATTAGTTAGAGATACTCAGCAAGATGCTGCCAGCACTGATTTGAATATGAATAACTCAGATGTTTCTCTCGACCAGAAGACTAAGAAAAGTCAATTGCATGACGTACTGGCTGAGAACACTTTGGCCAAGTCAAGcgatagagagagagattttCCTGATATGACATCTGTTCAACCTTCCGTGTCTGTCAATGATGATGACAACTTTATTGAAGCTAAAGAAACTAAAAAGAGCCGCAAAAGATCTGCAAAATCTAAGGGAGCAGGAGCAAAGGCCTCAATGCCCACAGCTGCTTCCGAGGTGGCTGTTGCATCAAGTCCTATTGACAAAGTCAAAAGCTTGCGTCAGGTACAACCTGATCAGGAAGTATTACCTGCTATACCATCTGGTCCTTCGCTAGGAGATTTTGTTGTTTGGAAGGGTGAGTCTGCAAGTTCTGCTACTATTCCTGTTCCAGCATGGTCCACTGACTCTGGGAAACCCTCAAAACCCACATCCTTGCGGGACATCCTAAAGGAACAAGAAAAGAAGGTTGCTTCTGGACAGCAGCATATACCAGTGCCAACACAGAAATCTGTGCCAAATCCACCTGCGAGAGTAGGTGGTCCATCATGGTCTAGTTCATCGCCCGCCAAGGCTGCGTCTCCTATTCAGATTAACTCACAAGCTGGCgcttattcaaaaaataaagtgGAGGACGATTTGTTTTGGGGCCCAATAGATCATCCCAAGCAAGAGTCAAAGCA ATCTGAATATCCTCAGCTTGGAAGTCAAGGCAGTTGGGGAAGCAAGACCACACCAGTGAAAGGAAGTCCTGGTGGTTCATTGAGCAGGCAAAAGTCTGTCAGCAGTAAGCCTGCAGAACGTCTACTATCCTCATCTCCTGCGTCAGGTCACTCGTCCCTGAAAGGGAAGAAGGATGCTTTGACAAAGCATTCAG AAGCAATGGATTTCAGAGAATGGTGTGAGAATGAATGTGATAGGCTCATTGGTACAAGAG ATACCAGCTTTCTGGACTTCTGTTTCAAGCAATCCAAGTCAGAGGCTGAAATGCTTCTGATAGAGAATCTTGGCTCTTATGATCCTGATCATGAATTCATTGACAAGTTCCTCAATTACAAAGACTTTTTGCCTGCGGATGTTTTTGACATGGCCTTCCAGGGTCGTAATGATCGTAAGGTCACTGGTGCAAGTGCCAAAAATGTGACTTCTAACAGTGTTGGCTTTGACCAGGGCAACTCAAGTGTTCAGGATTGGGCCACAAAGGGAGGAAAGAAGAAGGGTAAGAAGGGCAAGAAGGTTAACCTTTCAGAGTTGGGCTTCAATGTGGTTAGCAACCGGATAATGATGGGAGAGATTCAGACTGTAGAAGATTAG